The sequence CGCATCCCTTTCGTTAACGAAGCATGTCCTTGATCTCGTCCACGCTCGGTACCTTGCCGGAAACCTTCACCTCCCCGTCCACCGCCAGCGCCGGCGTCACCATCACGCCGAAGTTCATGATGTCATTGATGTTGGTCACCTTCTCCAACTCATACTCAATCCCCAGCGACCGCGCCGCCTCGTCCGCCTGCTCTGCCAGCTTGCGGCACTTCGGACACCCGGTACCCAAAACCTGAATCTTCTTCATGATATGGCTCCAAATACGATTCCGCTGATCGTCGACATCACAATCACCAAACTTACGTACACCACCGTCTTGCCCGTCCCCATGATCCCGCGAAGCACCAGCATGTTCGGCAGCGACAACGCCGGACCCGCCAGCAGCAGCGCCAGCGCCGGACCCTTGCCCATCCCCGCCCCCATCAAACCCTGCAAAATCGGCACCTCCGTTAGCGTCGCAAAGTACATAAACGCCCCAGCCACCGCCGCAAACAAATTCGCCCACACCGAATTCCCGCCAACCGCCCACGCCACCCACTCCGAAGGGATCAACCCCTCATGGCCCGGCCGGCCCAGCAACGCCCCGGCGATCAGCACGCCGATAAACAACAGCGGCAGAATCAGCTTCGCATACTCCCACGTCGAACCCGCCCATTCCCGCATCGGCTGCGGACCGCTCAACGCGACCGCCGACAAACCCACCGCCGCCGCCACAAACGCCACCGTCGGCGATCCCGGAAACGCCACCGCCAGCGCCGCGACAACCGCCACGGCCAACGCCACCTTCCACCACGCCACCGCAAACCACCGCACCAGTACCACGCCCAACCCAACGCCCGCCGCCGCCGTAATCAACCACTTGTGCGACCAGATCGCCCACCACAAGCCCGACCCCTCCTCCGGCCGGCCCCAGTTCGCAAACACCAATATCCCCACCAGCAGCCCGAAATAAACCACGTTCTGCCACAGCGGCCGCTCAGCCGGCGCCGCCGGCATCGCCGCATGCGCCTTGACCTTCGCGATCTCCTCGTTCCGATAGATCACGTGCATCAGCAGACCGATCACCACGCTGAACACGATCGCCCCCACCGCCCGAGCTACGCCAAGCTCTAAACCCAGAATCCGTGCGGTCAAAATGATCGCCAACACATTGATCGCCGGACCCGCATACAAAAACGCCGAAGCCGGCCCCAGCCCCGCACCCATCCGATAGATCCCCGCGAACAACGGCAAAATCGTGCACGAACACACCGCCAGCACCGATCCCGACGTCGCCGCCACCCCGTACGCCAACACCTTGTTCGCCCCAGCCCCCAGATACTTCATCACCGACGCCTGGCTCACAAAAACCGCGATCGCCCCGGCAATAAAAAACGCCGGCACCAGGCACAACAGCACGTGCTCCCGCGCGTACCACTTCGTCAACGCCAGCGACTCCGTCACCGCGTTCCCAAACCTCGCCCACTCCACCGGCAAAAAATAAAACAGCACAAACAGCCCCACCATCAGGGCCAACCACCCGCCTTCGCGCTTGAGGTTCATCAATCTTTCCTATTTTGCCAAATCGCCAAGGATCAGTTGAAAAAAGAAAGCCCTACCGCTCAGCCAGCTCCAACTGCTCCTTCGCCGCCGACGTCATCACCGACTCCACGCACTTAAAGAAATTCAACACACACGGCATCCGAAGCCGGTAATACACCTGCGTCCCACGCTTCTCGTCCTGAACGATCCCAACCTCCTTCAGCACCGTCAGATGCTTCGATACCGTCGAAATGTCCGCCCCCACCATCGCCGTCAACTCACACACGCACCGCTCACCCTTCGACAACTCATCCACCAGAAAAAGCCGCGTCGGATGAGCCATCGCCTTGATCACCCGTGCCTTCGCCTCAAATTTCGCCTGCGTTCTCGCATCCATCCAGCACCCGATACTATTTGGCTACTTGGTATCTTAGCCAAATAACCGCGCAAAAGCAAGCCCAAAGACAGGAAGAACCATTGAATGTCTTCGGAACCCCGCCGAACCGGAGCAATCGAGGGGAAGCCGGCCCTCGCCCTTTGCGGAAATGTCGGCTACCGGCCTTCCGTATTGTCCTTCTCGTCCTCGCGCCGACGCCCAAACGCCGCACCTGCCGCGCCAAGACCGAGCAGCGCGATGGTGTTCGGCTCCGGAATCGTCTGAATCGTCACGAACTCCATGCTATCGGAGAAATCGGTGTGGCTCGGGGCGCCCATCGGTATCGAGGCGCTCAGGGCGCCGCAATACTCGAACTCGCTCTGCACCAACTCCACGTCGGTGGGGTCAAACGCCACCCGCACCTCAGCGGTGGCGCCTTGGTATCTGCCCAATAGGGCCTTCATCCCATAGTCGCCCGTGGGCAGGAACCCAAACG is a genomic window of Phycisphaerae bacterium containing:
- a CDS encoding thioredoxin family protein, yielding MKKIQVLGTGCPKCRKLAEQADEAARSLGIEYELEKVTNINDIMNFGVMVTPALAVDGEVKVSGKVPSVDEIKDMLR
- a CDS encoding winged helix-turn-helix transcriptional regulator, whose translation is MDARTQAKFEAKARVIKAMAHPTRLFLVDELSKGERCVCELTAMVGADISTVSKHLTVLKEVGIVQDEKRGTQVYYRLRMPCVLNFFKCVESVMTSAAKEQLELAER